The DNA window GCAAAACCCAATTAGTGGAAAATCAAATGGTATAACGTACCTTGGCCTCTTGGCCATCCAGTTCATCAAATGCCTTCTCTACCTCATCTCTGTCTCCAAATGAAATACATGTAGAATAATAATCACCCCGAACCCTTGAATCAATCTATTGAGAAGGAAATAAAACCATTAGACTATAAAAGTACATGTGTATTGAGCTAATCATAATTAGTATGCAAAAACCTTCTCATCAATACTGGGATTTCCAGAAAATAATTTGAGCAGCTCCTGACAAGGCAGGTAGACTGGAATTTTGTGAGCAAGCAACTTCATCATATCAGATTCAGGTACCTAAGAAATGGAAATAAACAAGTCAGTTGGCAACTCCCTAACAATGCTGAGGTTTAAGATAATTGTTTACTCTTACACTATCTCTTGCAATTTCAATGGGATCATTAAATCCATGCTTAAGCTTGGCGAGAACTAGATTCATCGCGGCTTCTGCATCCTTCAAGCAGTTATGTGGCTCCCCTTCTTCTCGAACAGCATAGCCCAAAACAGACTAGAagcacaaaaatcaacaaaaaaattTCAGCATGCATAGATTCAGAGCATGGGGTTCTTCAGGCCTTGTATGCATTGTTTTTCTTAAGCAGAACATCATTCATAAGGAAACAAGGCTACGAGTAAATAAGATGCTATGCAGTATCCCTTTAACTGTACCTTGCACAGGCTGTTTAAAGAGGCTGATGCAGTAGTAGGCAAATTTGCATACTTAAAGATGTATGCTGTATCAATAACCCGAGAGTAGTCAAACTTAAGAGCTGCAAACGAATCAACAAAATGATAAAAGCTGAGTTACATACTGAGTAACAAAATAAAGCCTGCCAATAAACATGATGGATGCATAGAATGACTATATCAAATAGATTGGACCGCATTAATCACAGATTACCATGTAAATCTTTTGATAGGCTATGACCAATCAAGATCTTTCCTTTGGACAAGAGCTTCTTCAACGATTTCTAGGGAAGGAAAGGAACAATATAACTTTTGCAAGATTAAATCAAACCAAATACATAAAGAATTTGTAGAAGCATACCTGAACATCAACTAATGAGCATGTGACTCCTTTTAAATCCTTCTTAGACAAACCAGTAATGCTTGTCCTATAGTCTGCAACAGCTTTTAAGGGGTTTACAAGTTCATCTAACTTCACCTGAAAAAGAATGAATTTAGTGTGGTCTAAGAAGAAAGATGGAAAATTATGGCATGATTAATGATTACAAGTCAAAGGACATTGCATCAAATATACATGTGTCTAATGTTTAAAAGATTTGGCATAAACTTTATCTAACCAGCattaaaacatgtttttttgttgaaattatGTAGTGTTAGGAAAGTTCTGCTTGTTGAGGCACGCAGCAGAAGACAATTCAATGCGTCCAAATATAATACCTCTAGATTGCTGTTGACAACACATACTCGGACCAAGGCTTCTGTACCATCATGGCAAAGGACCATCTCACAGTCAATTGCCAACATAGTTGACTTCATAAAATTGGTAATTTTGCCTTCACGCAGCACTTTCCATCCCTGTCAACATGTCAGTAAATCTGGAGTTATAGAAAACCATAGACATCTCTAATCTTCGCAATGGGTGACATGAAGTCAGAGAAATTCTCCTGTATTAAACACTACTGAAGTACAGTAGATAGACAATACTCCCTACATGTTTTTGTTAACATTTAATACAGCGGTAGAAGTGCGGGCGGAAAAGAATAAAATCATACACTTTGAATTAATGAAAGAACAATTCAGCTTGTACCTCTTTGTAAGATGGGAAATTATAATTTTTCCTGTACTCCGGGTGTTCTGCTGTCAGTTGAACAAGCTTCTGCATTTTGCAGAATATACATCAAAACAATTGTTAACCAAGTTTTGACACCTTTGTCTTGGTTATAACCAGAACAATCCAGAAACTACACAATCATGAGATAGCATAAATAATACCAGCTGAGGAGAAATCTTGTCAGGAAATTCCTTCAGGAACTGCTCAAAAGCACTTCGTTCGTTCAGACGCCTTATCAATTTTCCGAAGTACTGTAATCAAAAAGGAGAAAGACACAAATTGTCAGTATCTCTACTCAAAGAGAAATTTAAGGATGCCTGACGAAATTCGTGGAACGAAACCCATCGAACTGAATCAAAATACCACCTTCTGGAAATCTTTGGAGAAGGTTAGCAGGAAAGCAAGCAGCACATCCTTGGACCGCTTCTTGGGGTCACTCACGGAAGCTCCGAACTTCTTGTCGTTCCGAGCCAAGAAATCCTTCCATCCCCCCTCGGCGCCCTTGAGCCCGTTCTTCTGGGTGAACCTGACGATCTCAACGAGCACCTGACAACGAACACAGCAACGCAGAATCAGGGGAGAAGAACTCACGCCAGGTTTCCGCTTGCTGCTGCCTTACTTTTACCTCCttctcggcgccggcgagccgctTGCCCATTAGACGACCACGTGGAAACAAGCAAGGAAGAGCAGGGGAAGGGAGTAGGAAGCAAGGGGACCGCGGGTTGCGGCGGCCGCTCGTtctcgtgggcggcggcggcggcggcggcggcggtcgggaaGTGGCGGCACGGAGAAAACCgccggaaaaaaataaaataaaaccctTCTCTTTGCTGCCGCAAGCGAAGATCGGTGGGTAAGTAGAAAATACGGCCCAGCACGTTAACTGGGCCGCTTTGGCTAAATTTGTGAAATCGATCAGTGGGTTCAGCCCACATAAGGTCCATGTAGTAAATGAGATTTTCTTCTTTAAAAGCCTATCTTTTTATGTAAAACAGGTCCATATAGTTAGGtctgcaaattaattaagttattaTTAGTATATGAAAAAAGGCCAAATGGCCCCGAGTGACAATCTTTATATTTGTTGATTTTAGTATTATATCCACTGAGTTAGCAAAATGGGATCGAATTGGTTAGTTTAATGCAGTGATCCAATGCAAATTGAGTTCACGTTCCGGCCGATCCATTTCTTTCGCGTGTCGATTGCTTCGAACCGGCTGAAATGAATCGACGAGTCAGCATTCTAGGGAGGTCGGAAGCAGGCAGGCTGCAGGCATACGCGTTGAACTGAGCTGGCCTCCAAAACCTAACCTAGTAATAGTAAGATCATCGATGACGCCATGGACCTGATCAGATCGCACAACCCAAAAGCTGAGGCGTATCTGGAGTCTGGAGCCCAGCATTCTCGCAATCTCGCCCGTGCCAATCGCCTAATCCACGCGTGCACTTGCATTTCTTAATGCGATTGATATCCATCCTGTCATGGCCAGGTTCTTCGTAGCTTAGCTGCTCGTGTCAACGCTGACATTGTCACAGTTCAAAGTCAGACACACGCTCAATTACACAGCCAGTACACAAATCAAACCTTCCATCTGACATAGTAGCAAAAAAACAAGTACTGTATGCTGTACTACGAGCATGCGTGGCAATCTGGTTTGGATGGGTGCTGACAATCTGAAGCATATCCCTGACGTGTCACAGCCAAGTAAGTGCCAGCCTCATCGCAAATTAGCAGAGCGATCGGCTTGTCCGTGCTCGATCC is part of the Oryza glaberrima chromosome 4, OglaRS2, whole genome shotgun sequence genome and encodes:
- the LOC127770988 gene encoding small RNA degrading nuclease 1-like, with protein sequence MGKRLAGAEKEVLVEIVRFTQKNGLKGAEGGWKDFLARNDKKFGASVSDPKKRSKDVLLAFLLTFSKDFQKYFGKLIRRLNERSAFEQFLKEFPDKISPQLKLVQLTAEHPEYRKNYNFPSYKEGWKVLREGKITNFMKSTMLAIDCEMVLCHDGTEALVRVCVVNSNLEVKLDELVNPLKAVADYRTSITGLSKKDLKGVTCSLVDVQKSLKKLLSKGKILIGHSLSKDLHALKFDYSRVIDTAYIFKYANLPTTASASLNSLCKSVLGYAVREEGEPHNCLKDAEAAMNLVLAKLKHGFNDPIEIARDSVPESDMMKLLAHKIPVYLPCQELLKLFSGNPSIDEKIDSRVRGDYYSTCISFGDRDEVEKAFDELDGQEAKDSSGRLQKNVLLKRDNGDVASFYVRKMAYGAQLNKSELSNKRPPPTEHVEPTKEDNDGDKQKKRKTGKKHEKKKAKISVAE